In the Armatimonadota bacterium genome, AGACGCTGGACCTGCCGCTGGCCGAGGTCGTGTCGGTGGCGTCGTTCTACCACCTCTTCTACCTCGCGCCCGTCGGCCGGCACGTCGTCCAGGTGTGCACCAACGTCTCGTGCATGCTGGCAGGGTGCGGGGCGGTGGTGGCGCGCCTGCGCGAGCGGCTGGGCGTGGGCCCCGGGAGCACCACGCCCGACGGGCGGTTCACGTGGCGGACGGCGGAGTGCCTCGCCGCCTGCGACGAGGCGCCGGTGGTGCTCGTGGACGAGGACCGCTGGCCGCGTGTGCAGCCCGAGGCCGTGGACGACCTGCTGGCGCGCTACCCGTGAGGCGTCCCGATGCCTGAGTCCATCCTGTTGAAGTGGACGCGCGACGGCGGGGTGCACGACCTGACGGCCTACTGCCGGGCCGGCGGGTACGCGGCGGCCCGGCGCGTGGCCACGGGCGAGCTGCCGCCGGAGTCGGTGATCGACCTGCTGGTGCAGTCGGGGCTGCGGGGCAAGGGCGGGGCAGGCTTCCCCACGGGCCAGAAGTGGAAGTTCATCCCCCGCAGCGCCCCGATCAAGTACGTGGTGGTGAACGCCGACGAGGGCGAGCCCGGCACCTTCAAGGACCGGACGCTCCTGGAAGGCTGCCCGCACCTGCTGATCGAGGGCATCATCATCGCTGCGGTGACCGTGGGGGCCCGCAAGGCGTACGTCTACCTGCGCCGGGAGTTCCACCGGGCGCGCCGGCTGCTGGAGCAGGCGGTGGCCCAGGCCCGGGCCGCGGGCTTCGTCGGCGAGCGCATCTTCGGGGGCGAGCACACCGTGGAGATCGTGGTGCACACCGGCGCCGGTGCCTACATCGCCGGGGAGGAGTCGGCGCTGCTCGAGTCGCTGGAGGGCCGCCGCGCGCTGCCGCGGCTGCGCCCGCCGTTCCCGGCGCAGGCCGGGCTCTACCAGCAGCCGACGCTGGTGAACAACGTGGAGACCCTCTGTCACGTGCCCGCGATCCTCACGCTGGGCCCCGAGCGCTACCGCGAGCTGGGCCCGCCCGCGCTGTTCTCCATCAGCGGCCACGTGACCCGCCCCGGGGTCTACGAGCTGCCGCTGGGTACGCCGCTGCGCGCGATGATCTTCGAGCACGCCGGCGGCCTGCGGCCCGGCCGTCGCGTCCAGGCGGTGTTTCCGGGCGGCTCGTCGTCGATGCTGCTGACCGCCGACCAGCTGGACGTGCCCATGGACTACGACAGCCTGCGCGCGGTGGGCTCGATGCTGGGGTCGGCGGCGGTGATCGTCATCGACGACTCCGCCGACATCGTCGAGGTCATCGCCCGCGTCGTCGAGTTCTACCGCGACGAGTCCTGCGGCAAGTGCACGCCCTGCCGCGAGGGCACCGTGTGGATCACCCAGGTGTTCGACCGCCTGCTGGGCGGCCGGGGCCGCCCCGCAGACCTGGACCTCCTGGAGGGGATCGCCCGGGGCATGACCGGCACGTGTTTCTGCCCCCTGGGCGAGAGCGTGCCGCCGAGCCTGGTGGCGTCGCTACGCCACTTCCGCCATGCCTACGAGCGCCACATCGCGCGGGCCGGCGCCGGGGTCGCGGCACCGCCCGCTGCAGGAGCTGCCCATGGCCACTAGCCCGCCCGAGACCGTGACCCTCACCATCGACGGGCGGACCGTCACCGTGCCCAAGGGCACCACCGTCTACCAGGCGGCGCGCGCCGCGGGGATCGAGATCCCCATCTTCTGCTATCACGACCGGATGCCCCCGCTGGGGGCCTGCCGCATGTGCCTGGTGAAGGTCGAGAAGATGCCCAAGTTGCAGACCTCGTGCACGCTGCCCGCGGCCGAGGGCATGGTGGTGGACACCCGCGCGCCGGAGGTGCGGGCCGGGCAGGAGGCCATCCTGGAGTTCCTCCTGATCAACCACCCGCTGGACTGCCCCGTCTGCGACAAGGGCGGCGAGTGCCCGCTGCAGGATCAGACGCTGCGGTGGGGGCCCGGCCGCAGCCGCTTCGTGGAGGCCAAGCGCGACTTCGCCAAGCCGGTGGCGCTGGGGCCCGTGCTCGTGCTGGACCGCGAGCGGTGCATCCTGTGCTGGCGGTGCGTCCGGTTCGGCGAACTGGTCGCCGGCGACCACGCCCTGAAGGGCTTCGCCCGCGGGTTCTCCAGCGAGATCAACACCCCGTTCGCGCTCCCGGTCGAGTCCAAGTTCATCGGGAACACCATCGCCATCTGTCCCGTCGGCGCCCTGACCAGCCGGACCTACCGCTTTCGGGCCCGGCCATGGGACAACCGGCCGGTGGCGTCCACCTGCACGCACTGCGGGCTGGGCTGCGCGATCTGGCTGGACGTGCGGGGCGACGAGGTGGTGCGCACCCGCGCCCGCGAGCTGGCAGCGATCAACGACATCTGGCTGTGCGACCTGGGCTTCTTCGGCCACGACTACGTGGGCGCTCCCGACCGGCTGCGCGCGCCGCTCGTGCGGCGCCACGGGCGGCTCGAGGAGGCCACCTGGGATGAGGCCCTGGACCTGGTGAGCGCTCGCCTGGCCGACGCCCGCGCCCGCGCGCCCGGGCGCGTGGCGTTCCTGGGCGGCCGGCGCCTGGCCAACGAGGACGTCGTGCTGGCCGCGGCGCTCTTCCGCGAGGTCGTGGGGACCCCGCACCTCGACCACCGCACCGACGTGCCCGCGGGCAGCCCCAGCCTGGAGGTCGCCTGGGGCCTGCGGGCGCCGATCGACGAGATCGCGCGCGGCGACGTGTTCGTGCTGGTCGGCTGCGACCTCACCGAGGAGTACCCGGTGCTGTGGCTGCGCCTGAAGCCGGCGATCGACCGCGGCGCGCGGCTCGTCGTGGTGCACGCCCGGCGGCCCGAGATCGCCCGCTGGGCCCAGTGGACGATCGTGCGTCCCTACGACCGCCTCGCCCAGGCGGTCATGGAGCTGCGCGCGGCCACGTCCGCTGCCCGGGACGGCCGCGCGACCGCGCTGGCCGCGACGCTCGACCGCGACGCCACGGCGATCGCCGCCGCCGGCAGCGCGGTGGCCGCCGGTGGGCGCGTGCACGTCTTCCTGGGCCGCCTTGCCCTCGACGGACCGTCGGGCCGGCCGATCCTGCGCGCTGCGGCCGATCTGGCGGCGCGGGTCGGCGGCGTGGTGCACGTGCTGCGCGGCCGCGGCAACGACATCGGCGCGCAGCGCCTGGGGCTGCTGCCCGGTGACGGCGGCTGGACCGCCCCGGAGATCCTGCAGCGCGCGGGAGCGGGCGAGGTGGACGTGCTGTACGTCGCCGGCGCCGATCCCGCCACCGATGCCGCCGATGCCACCGCCTGGACGTCGGCCCGTGCCGGCGCGCGCTTCGTGGTGGTGCACGACGCGTTCCTCTCGCCGACCGCCGAGACCGCCGACGTGGTGCTGCCGGCGCTGGTGCTCCCAGAACGCGACGGCACGGTGATGAACCTGGAAGGACGGGTGCTGTCGCTGCGGGCCGCCGTGGTCGGACCCGGGCAGGCGCGGGCGGACGCCGAGATCTTCGCCCGGCTGGCCGAGCGCCTGGGCGCCGTGCTGGCGCCCGCCGTGCCCGACGAGTTGCTGGCGCGGATGCGCCGGCTGGTGCCCGGGCTTGCACTGGACGCCGTGGCCCCGATCGAGCCGGTGCGGATGCCTCCGCCCCTGCCCGCTGGCGAGCCCACCGGCACCGGTCCCGGCGGCGACGGGTGGCTCGTGCTTCCCGTCGACGCGCTGTTCACCCGGGGCACGATGACCGGCCGCTGCCCGGGTATCGCCGGGCTGGCCGGGCCCCCGCGGTGTGTCGTCCATCCCGACGACGCGGTCCGCCTGGGGCTGGTCGACGGCGCGCTGGTGGAAGTGGCCACGGACGCGGGTGCGGTGGTGTTGCAGGCGCGGATCAGCGACGAGACGCCGTCCGGGCAGGTCCTGGTGCCACGGCGGGCCGAAGGCACGCCCGTGGGTCGGCTCGTGCGCTGGCCCCAGATCGCCGCCCGGGGCACGGTGCGGGTGCTGCTGCCGGCCGCCGCCGCAGGAGGCGGCACATGACCCCGCCTGCCCTGCGGTCCGCGTCGGGACGCGGGAGGCGGCCGTGACGGGCGCGGTCGCAGCCGCGGCAGCCAAGAGCGTGGTGCTGCTGGCGTTGCTGCTCACCGCCTGCGCCTACATGACGCTGCTCGAGCGCCGCCTGCTGGCGAAGTTCCAGCTGCGCTACGGGCCCAACCGGGTCGGTCCCTTCGGCCTGCTCCAGCCCCTGGCCGACGGGATCAAGCTGCTCTTCAAGGAGAGCTTCGTCCCGGCCCGGGCCGACGTGCTGGTGTACTGGGCGGCGCCGGCGATCTCGATGACCGCCGCGCTGTTCGTGTACGCGGTGCTGCCGCTGGGGCCCGAGATCACGGTGGCCGGGCAGCGGATTCCCCTCTACCTGGCCGACGTGAACGTGGGCATCCTGCTGGTGCTGGCCGCGTCCTCGATCGGCGTCTACGGCATCATCCTGGGCGGCTGGGCGGCCGACAACAAGTACGCGCTGCTGGGCAGCCTGCGCTCCAGCGCGCAGCTCATCAGCTACGAGCTGGCCATCGGGCTCGCGGTGGTGTCGGTGGTCCTGACCGCCGGCACGCTCAGCCTGGTGGAGATCGTGGAGGCCCAGGCACGGACGTGGTTCGTGGTGCTGCAACCGGTGGGGTTCCTGCTCTTCCTCGTCGGCGCCGTGGCCGAGACCAACCGCGCGCCGTTCGACCTCCCCGAGGCCGAGCAGGAGCTCATCGCCGGGTTCCAGACCGAGTACGGTGGCTTCAAGTTCGCGATGTTCTACATCGGCGAGTACGTCGGCATCGTCACCATGAGCCTGCTGGCCACGACCCTCTTCTTCGGCGGGTGGCACGGGCCGCTGCTGCCCGGGCCGGTGTGGGTCGCCCTGAAGACCTTGCTGTTCGCGGCGTTCTTCATCTGGCTGCGGGCGGCGGTGCCGCGCGTGCGGCACGACCAGCTGATGGCGCTGGGGTGGAAGGTCCTGGTGCCCGTGGGGCTGATCAACGTGGTGGTCACGGCGACGCTCGTGGCGCTGCGCGGAGGCTAGGCCGCTGGCGGGGCAGTGGTCGGTGCGCAGCGGGGAAGAGGCCGCAGGCATCGCCTCCACGGTCGGGGGGATCTGGTCCGTGGCCTGGGGGATCCTGCCCGGGGCCGGGGGAATCCTGCGCCCGGCCGGGCAGGGCCTGGCGCGCGGCGGAGGATCCCGACCCTGGATGGCGCAGTGCGCGGTGGGGTGAGTGCGATGGGGCGGCTGTGGCAGCAGACGGCGGCGCTGGTGCGTGGCTTGCTGGTGGTGGGCCGCTACGCGCTGCGACGCCCCGTCACGACGCAGTACCCCGACGAGAAGACGCGGGTGGAGGCGCGCTTCAAGGGCCGCCACTGGCTGACCCGCTACGCCGATGGGCTGGAGCGCTGCGTGGGGTGCGAGCTGTGCGTGATCGTCTGCCCTTCGCAGGCGATCTACGTGAAGGCCGCGGAGAACACCCCGGAGCACCAGGTGAGCAAGGGCGAGCGCTACGCCGAGGAGTTCCAGATCAACATGCTGCGCTGCATCTTCTGCGGGTTCTGCGAGGAAGCCTGTCCGACGGGGGCCATCGTCCTGGGCCACGAGTACGAGCTGGCCGCCTACAGTCGGGAGGCGATGATCTACACCAAGCCCATGCTCACCGAGCCCTACCCCGGGGCGTCGGGACGCGACCCGCGGAGGGAGGTCTAGCGTGGAGTGGGCGGTCTTCCTGGTGGCCGCGGCCCTGGCGCTGGCCGGCGCGGTCGGGGTCGTCGCCGCCCGGGCGCCGGTGCACAGCGCCCTGGCCCTGCTGGTGGTGCTGGCCGCGCTGGCCGTGACGTACCTGCTGCTGGCCGCCCAGTTCATCGCCGTGCTCCAGGTCATCGTCTACGCCGGCGCCATCGTCGTGCTGTTCCTGTTCGTGATCATGCTGCTGCACGCGCACTCGGGCGAGGGACCCACCGAGAAGTTGCCGCGCCAGCGCCGCGCGGCTGCGCTGCTCGCCGCGCTCTACCTGGTGGTGCTCCTGGGGGGGGTGCTGGCGGCGGCCGGTCCGTTCGGACCGCTGCCCGCGGGGTTCGGCACGGCCCAGCAGGTCGGCGAGGCGCTGTTCCTCACCTACCTGCTGCCCTTCGAACTGGCCTCGGTGCTCCTGCTGGTGGGCATCGTGGCCGCGGTGGTCCTCGGCCGGCGTCCCGAGGGCCCGTCGGGCGGGACAGGGTGAGCCGGGTGCACGCGGACATGGGCATCGGGAACGGCGAGACGGCGAGCACGGGCGGGCCAGGCGCGCCCGCGGCGTGCGGTGCGGGCGTGCGAGGGCCGGGGAGGGCCGTGGCCCGTGCCCAAGCGGTGCGGATGCGGAGGCACCCGCGTGACGCTCGGGGACCCGGGCGAGAGGCGGTCGGTGTCGATGCCCGCACCGGGCGGCGCGCCGGCGGGGTAGGGGACTGAGATGGTGCCGGCTGGCGCCTACCTGACGCTGAGTGCCGCGCTCTTCGTGCTGGGGGCCGCGGGCGTCCTCGTGCGCCGCAACGCCCTCATCGTCTTCATGAGCGTCGAGGTCATGCTGAACGCCGTCAACCTGGCGTTCGTGACCTTCGCGCGCCAGCACGGCGCGCCCGATGGGCAGGTGGTCGTCTTCTTCGTGCTGGTGGTGGCCGCCGTCGAGGTGGTCGTGGGGCTGGCGTTGATCGTGAACATCTTCCGTGCCCGCGCCACCGTCGACATCGATGACGTGGACCTGTTGCGCGGGTAGGCCCGTGGACGTCGCGCTGCTGATTCCCCTGTTCCCGCTGGCCGGGTGGGTGGTCAACGGCCTGGTCGGCGCCCGGCTGCCGAAGGCGGCGAGCGGCGGCCTGGCGTGCGCGGCGGTGGCCGCGGCGTTTGTCGCCGCCGTGCAGGCGTGGGGCGCGCTGCCGGCGGCCGGCGAGGGCGCAGCGGTGGCCGTGGCGCTGCCGCTGTACCGGTGGGTGGGGGCCGGCGAGCTGTGGGTGGACGCCAGCCTGCTGGTCGATCGGCTCTCGCTGGTAATGGCGCTGGTGGTGAGCGGGGTCGGCTTCCTGATCCACGTCTACTCGCTGGGCTACATGGCCGCCGACCCGCACCTGGCGCGCTACTTCGCCTACCTGAACCTGTTCACCGGCGCCATGCTCCTGCTGGTGCTGGCCGGCAACCTCCTGGTGCTGTTCGTGGGGTGGGAGCTGGTCGGCGTGTGCTCGTACCTGCTGATCGGCTTCTGGTTCACCCGGCCGGCCGCGGCGGCTGCCGGGCGCAAGGCGTTCGTGGTGAACCGCATCGGCGACGCGGCGTTCCTGCTGGGCCTGTTCCTGGTGTTCGCCACCTTGGGCACGCTGGACATGCTGGCGATCCGCGAGCGGGCCCTCGAGCTGCCCGCAGGGGTGCGGACCGCGGCGGCGCTGCTGCTGTTCGCGGGCGCCACCGGCAAGTCGGCCCAGCTCCCCCTGCACGTGTGGCTCCCTGATGCCATGGAAGGCCCCACGCCGGTCTCGGCGCTGATCCATGCCGCCACCATGGTCACCGCCGGCGTGTTCCTCGTCGCCCGGCTCGACCGGCTGTTCCTGACCGCGCCCGGGGTGCTGCCGATCGTGGGCATGGTCGGCGCCCTCACCGCGTTCTACGCCGCGACCGTGGCCCTGCGCGAGCACGACCTCAAGCGGGTGCTGGCCTACTCCACCATCAGCCAGCTGGGCTACATGTTCCTGGCCATGGGCGCGCTGGCGCCTGCTGCCGGCATCTTCCACCTGGTGACCCACGCCTTCTTCAAGGCGCTGCTCTTCCTGGCCGCCGGCAGCGTCATGCACGCGATGCACGACGTCGTCGACATGCGCCGGCTGGGCGGGCTGGCGCGCCCCCTGCGCTTCACCGCCGCGGGCTTCGCCACCGGCGCGCTGGCGCTGGCGGGCGTGCCGCCGTTCGCGGGCTTCTTCAGCAAGGACCTGATCCTGGAGCACGCGTTCACCGTGGGGCAGACCACCGGGAACTACGCGCCCTACCTGCTGGGGCTGGTGACCGCGTTCGTGACCGCCGTGTACGTGACCCGCGCGTGGATGCTGGTGTTCACCGGCGCACCGGCCGACCCGGACGCGCACCCGCACGAGGCCCCGCCGGTGATGCGGTGGCCGATGGGCGTGTTGGCCGTGCTGTCGGTGGTCGGCGGCGTGCTGGGCGCGCGGGTCGCTGGCGCGCCGCTGCTGCGGGCCCTGGAGCCGGTGCTGCAGGTGCCTGCTGTGGAGGCCCACCCGCCCGCCGGGGTGCTGGCGGCGGTCTCGGTGGCCGTGGCGGCAGCCGGGCTGCTCGTGGGAAGCCGCACCTACCGGGGCCGGCGCGACCCGTCGCTGGGGACGCTGGGGGCGGCGCTGGAGGCCCGGTGGTACGTCGATGCGCTCTACGACCGGATGGTGGTGCGCCCCGGGCATGCCCTGGCGCGGTTCCTGGCCGGCCCGGTGGACCTGGGCGTGATCGACGCCGCGGTCAACGCCGTCGGCCGGACGTGCGCGCGCCTGGGTGGGGCGGCGCGCGCGCTGCAGACGGGCTACGCGCGCCAGTACGCGCTGGCGGTGTTGGTCGGCACCCTCGTGCTCCTGGGCGCCTGGATGCTGCGGTAGCATGCTGTCCTGGTTGATCTTCCTGCCTCTTGCCGGTGCCCTGGTGGTGGCGCTGCTGCCCCGCGACCGCCAGGACCTCGTGCGGTGGGTCGGGCTCGCGGCCAGCCTGGCCACGCTGGCGGTGTTCGCGGCGGTCTGGGTCGCGTTCGACCCCGCATCGAGCGCGCTGCAGTTCGTGGAGCGCGTCCCGTGGGTGCCGCAGCTGGGCATCGGCTACGCCGTGGGGGTCGACGGGATCTCCCTGCTGCTGGCGGGCCTGACGGTGGTGACCTTCCCGGTGGCGTTGCTGGGCGCCTGGAGCGACGTCACCGAGCGCGTGAAGGCGTTCACGGTGGCCATGCTGGGGCTGGAGACCGCGGTGCTCGGCACGTTCCTCAGCCTGGACCTGATCCTCTTCTACGTCTTCTGGGAAGCCGTGCTGATCCCCATGGCGTTCCTCATCGGGCTGTGGGGGAGCGAGCACCGCCGCTACGCGGCGCTGAAGTTCTTCCTCTACACGATGGCGGCCAGCGTGCTGATGCTGGTGGCGATCCTGGCGCTCCACGTGCTGGCCGCCGGCCCGCTGGGCGCCCGGAGCTTCGACCTGGAGCGCCTGGCGACGGTGCGGCTCGCCCCCGCGGTGCAGGGGTGGCTCTTCGCCGCGTTCGCGCTGGCGTTTGCCGTGAAGGTGCCGGTCTGGCCGTTCCACACCTGGCTGCCCGATGCGCACACCGAGGCACCCACGCCGGGCAGCGTCATCCTGGCCGCCCTGCTCCTGAAGATGGGCACCTACGGCTTCCTCCGGTTCGGCCCCACGCTGTTCCCCGCGGCCCTGGCGCAGGCCGCGCCGGTGCTGGCAGCGCTGGCCATCGTCGGCATCCTCTACGGCGCGGCGGTCTCGTGGGCACAGGCCGACCTCAAGCGGCTGGTGGCGTTCTCCAGCGTCAGCCACCTGGGCTTCGTGATGCTGGGCCTGGCTGCCCTCAACGTGCAGGGCCTGCAGGGCAGCCTGCTCCAGATGGTCAACCACGGCATCAGCACCGGCGCGCTGTTCCTCATCGTGGGGGTGCTGTACGAGCGCACCCACACGCGCCGGCTCGCCGACTACGGCGGGGTCGCGGCGCTGATGCCGCGGTTTGCCGCGGTGTTCACCATCGTCATGCTGTCGTCGGCGGCGCTGCCCGGGACCAACGGCTTCGCCGGCGAGTTCCTGATCCTGCTCGGCGCGTTCCGCACCTCGCGCTGGTGGGCAGCGCTGGCCGCCGGCGGGGTGATCCTCTCGGTGGTGTACCTGCTGTGGGCCTACCAGCAGGTGATGCACGGCCCGGTGCGGGCAGCCCAGCGCGAGCGGCTGGTCGACCTGCGGCCCCGCGAGCTGGTGGTGTTCGCGCCGCTGCTGGTCCTGATCGTCGTCATCGGCCTGTACCCGCGCCTGCTGCTCGACCGCTCGGAGGCCACCGTCGCCGCGGTCGTGCAGCGGGTGGCGGCGGGAGCGCCACCAGCCGCTGTGGCGGGCGCGCCGGTGCCCGTCGGGCGTGAGGTGCATCCTGCACCTCGTGCCCATGGCGCGGGCGTGGCGCCGGTCCCCCGGCGGCCTGCAGACCGGGGATTCCCCACGCCTGCATCCACGTGGCAGCAGCCGCAGTCGGGTACGTCCCAGGATACGCTACGACCGATGCGATCCGCGCCCCAGACGGCGAGCAGCCGGGAGCCCGTGCGATGAGCGCGCCGCCGCCCGTCGAGCTGGCGTTACTGCGCCCCGAGCTGATCGTGCTCGGGACGGCACTGGTCCTGCTGGTGGCCGACCTGTGGCTGCCGCCGTCTGGCCGTGGGTGGCTGGTCGCCGCCGGCGTCGCTGGGGCAGCCTGGGCGGGGTGGGCGGCCGTCGTCGCACCGGAGGGCGTGGGGTTTGCCGGCATGTACGTGCGCGACGATCTGACGCGCACGATCCAGGCCATCGCCGCGGCGGTGGGCGCGCTGGGCC is a window encoding:
- the nuoH gene encoding NADH-quinone oxidoreductase subunit NuoH — encoded protein: MTGAVAAAAAKSVVLLALLLTACAYMTLLERRLLAKFQLRYGPNRVGPFGLLQPLADGIKLLFKESFVPARADVLVYWAAPAISMTAALFVYAVLPLGPEITVAGQRIPLYLADVNVGILLVLAASSIGVYGIILGGWAADNKYALLGSLRSSAQLISYELAIGLAVVSVVLTAGTLSLVEIVEAQARTWFVVLQPVGFLLFLVGAVAETNRAPFDLPEAEQELIAGFQTEYGGFKFAMFYIGEYVGIVTMSLLATTLFFGGWHGPLLPGPVWVALKTLLFAAFFIWLRAAVPRVRHDQLMALGWKVLVPVGLINVVVTATLVALRGG
- a CDS encoding NADH-quinone oxidoreductase subunit M, producing MLSWLIFLPLAGALVVALLPRDRQDLVRWVGLAASLATLAVFAAVWVAFDPASSALQFVERVPWVPQLGIGYAVGVDGISLLLAGLTVVTFPVALLGAWSDVTERVKAFTVAMLGLETAVLGTFLSLDLILFYVFWEAVLIPMAFLIGLWGSEHRRYAALKFFLYTMAASVLMLVAILALHVLAAGPLGARSFDLERLATVRLAPAVQGWLFAAFALAFAVKVPVWPFHTWLPDAHTEAPTPGSVILAALLLKMGTYGFLRFGPTLFPAALAQAAPVLAALAIVGILYGAAVSWAQADLKRLVAFSSVSHLGFVMLGLAALNVQGLQGSLLQMVNHGISTGALFLIVGVLYERTHTRRLADYGGVAALMPRFAAVFTIVMLSSAALPGTNGFAGEFLILLGAFRTSRWWAALAAGGVILSVVYLLWAYQQVMHGPVRAAQRERLVDLRPRELVVFAPLLVLIVVIGLYPRLLLDRSEATVAAVVQRVAAGAPPAAVAGAPVPVGREVHPAPRAHGAGVAPVPRRPADRGFPTPASTWQQPQSGTSQDTLRPMRSAPQTASSREPVR
- the nuoG gene encoding NADH-quinone oxidoreductase subunit NuoG, whose product is MATSPPETVTLTIDGRTVTVPKGTTVYQAARAAGIEIPIFCYHDRMPPLGACRMCLVKVEKMPKLQTSCTLPAAEGMVVDTRAPEVRAGQEAILEFLLINHPLDCPVCDKGGECPLQDQTLRWGPGRSRFVEAKRDFAKPVALGPVLVLDRERCILCWRCVRFGELVAGDHALKGFARGFSSEINTPFALPVESKFIGNTIAICPVGALTSRTYRFRARPWDNRPVASTCTHCGLGCAIWLDVRGDEVVRTRARELAAINDIWLCDLGFFGHDYVGAPDRLRAPLVRRHGRLEEATWDEALDLVSARLADARARAPGRVAFLGGRRLANEDVVLAAALFREVVGTPHLDHRTDVPAGSPSLEVAWGLRAPIDEIARGDVFVLVGCDLTEEYPVLWLRLKPAIDRGARLVVVHARRPEIARWAQWTIVRPYDRLAQAVMELRAATSAARDGRATALAATLDRDATAIAAAGSAVAAGGRVHVFLGRLALDGPSGRPILRAAADLAARVGGVVHVLRGRGNDIGAQRLGLLPGDGGWTAPEILQRAGAGEVDVLYVAGADPATDAADATAWTSARAGARFVVVHDAFLSPTAETADVVLPALVLPERDGTVMNLEGRVLSLRAAVVGPGQARADAEIFARLAERLGAVLAPAVPDELLARMRRLVPGLALDAVAPIEPVRMPPPLPAGEPTGTGPGGDGWLVLPVDALFTRGTMTGRCPGIAGLAGPPRCVVHPDDAVRLGLVDGALVEVATDAGAVVLQARISDETPSGQVLVPRRAEGTPVGRLVRWPQIAARGTVRVLLPAAAAGGGT
- a CDS encoding NADH-quinone oxidoreductase subunit J → MEWAVFLVAAALALAGAVGVVAARAPVHSALALLVVLAALAVTYLLLAAQFIAVLQVIVYAGAIVVLFLFVIMLLHAHSGEGPTEKLPRQRRAAALLAALYLVVLLGGVLAAAGPFGPLPAGFGTAQQVGEALFLTYLLPFELASVLLLVGIVAAVVLGRRPEGPSGGTG
- the nuoI gene encoding NADH-quinone oxidoreductase subunit NuoI; this translates as MGRLWQQTAALVRGLLVVGRYALRRPVTTQYPDEKTRVEARFKGRHWLTRYADGLERCVGCELCVIVCPSQAIYVKAAENTPEHQVSKGERYAEEFQINMLRCIFCGFCEEACPTGAIVLGHEYELAAYSREAMIYTKPMLTEPYPGASGRDPRREV
- the nuoF gene encoding NADH-quinone oxidoreductase subunit NuoF — protein: MPESILLKWTRDGGVHDLTAYCRAGGYAAARRVATGELPPESVIDLLVQSGLRGKGGAGFPTGQKWKFIPRSAPIKYVVVNADEGEPGTFKDRTLLEGCPHLLIEGIIIAAVTVGARKAYVYLRREFHRARRLLEQAVAQARAAGFVGERIFGGEHTVEIVVHTGAGAYIAGEESALLESLEGRRALPRLRPPFPAQAGLYQQPTLVNNVETLCHVPAILTLGPERYRELGPPALFSISGHVTRPGVYELPLGTPLRAMIFEHAGGLRPGRRVQAVFPGGSSSMLLTADQLDVPMDYDSLRAVGSMLGSAAVIVIDDSADIVEVIARVVEFYRDESCGKCTPCREGTVWITQVFDRLLGGRGRPADLDLLEGIARGMTGTCFCPLGESVPPSLVASLRHFRHAYERHIARAGAGVAAPPAAGAAHGH
- the nuoK gene encoding NADH-quinone oxidoreductase subunit NuoK, which translates into the protein MVPAGAYLTLSAALFVLGAAGVLVRRNALIVFMSVEVMLNAVNLAFVTFARQHGAPDGQVVVFFVLVVAAVEVVVGLALIVNIFRARATVDIDDVDLLRG
- the nuoE gene encoding NADH-quinone oxidoreductase subunit NuoE, whose protein sequence is MSVPPAAAARADRRPLSEAARQEIRQLAARYEHRQSALLPALFVAQAEYGWLPPEALEGVAQTLDLPLAEVVSVASFYHLFYLAPVGRHVVQVCTNVSCMLAGCGAVVARLRERLGVGPGSTTPDGRFTWRTAECLAACDEAPVVLVDEDRWPRVQPEAVDDLLARYP
- the nuoL gene encoding NADH-quinone oxidoreductase subunit L, with amino-acid sequence MDVALLIPLFPLAGWVVNGLVGARLPKAASGGLACAAVAAAFVAAVQAWGALPAAGEGAAVAVALPLYRWVGAGELWVDASLLVDRLSLVMALVVSGVGFLIHVYSLGYMAADPHLARYFAYLNLFTGAMLLLVLAGNLLVLFVGWELVGVCSYLLIGFWFTRPAAAAAGRKAFVVNRIGDAAFLLGLFLVFATLGTLDMLAIRERALELPAGVRTAAALLLFAGATGKSAQLPLHVWLPDAMEGPTPVSALIHAATMVTAGVFLVARLDRLFLTAPGVLPIVGMVGALTAFYAATVALREHDLKRVLAYSTISQLGYMFLAMGALAPAAGIFHLVTHAFFKALLFLAAGSVMHAMHDVVDMRRLGGLARPLRFTAAGFATGALALAGVPPFAGFFSKDLILEHAFTVGQTTGNYAPYLLGLVTAFVTAVYVTRAWMLVFTGAPADPDAHPHEAPPVMRWPMGVLAVLSVVGGVLGARVAGAPLLRALEPVLQVPAVEAHPPAGVLAAVSVAVAAAGLLVGSRTYRGRRDPSLGTLGAALEARWYVDALYDRMVVRPGHALARFLAGPVDLGVIDAAVNAVGRTCARLGGAARALQTGYARQYALAVLVGTLVLLGAWMLR